A section of the Jannaschia sp. S6380 genome encodes:
- a CDS encoding DEAD/DEAH box helicase, whose product MKKALAEALDARGYDTLTPVQQAVLAPELAGRDLLVSAQTGSGKTLGFGLAIAPTLLGEAETFGPAGAPLALVIAPTRELAMQVRRELTWLYDGAGATVASCVGGMDMRDERRALDRGAHVVVATPGRLRDHITRGSVDLTAIRAIVLDEADEMLDLGFREDLEFILGEAPTARQTLLFSATVPAAIARLAESYQTNAERVATTTGASQHADIAYHALTVSARDAENAIINVLRFHEAPNAIVFCNTRAMVNRLTTRLSNRGFSVVALSGELSQAERTHALQAMRDGRARVCVATDVAARGIDLPNLDLVVHAELPGSHETLLHRSGRTGRAGRKGISALIVPPSAMKKAHRLLGWAKLRAEWNPAPGADAVIERDRQRMLDDPAWAEPVPDTRRETVDALLARFTPEQIADAYLRLHGDRHSAPEDLSEPDAKPAPRAAFGPSVWFALQGGRDRDVEPRRVLPMLCKAAGLTREEIGAIRIQADETLVEIRATAEPRFIKALGPDMSLGGNTAVRRADGPPASGPGLAKHKPGAKPRPKTDKAEARDGATKPWRKPAAPKPRGPKPPAGKPSSKKNRQRAADKPSKPAKPARRNPDRD is encoded by the coding sequence GTGAAGAAGGCTCTGGCAGAGGCGCTCGACGCGCGCGGATACGACACGTTGACCCCGGTGCAGCAGGCCGTGCTCGCCCCCGAACTGGCTGGGCGCGACCTCCTGGTCTCGGCGCAGACCGGGTCGGGCAAGACGCTGGGCTTCGGCCTGGCCATCGCGCCGACCCTGCTGGGCGAGGCGGAGACGTTCGGCCCGGCCGGCGCCCCGCTGGCCCTGGTCATCGCGCCGACGCGGGAATTGGCGATGCAGGTCCGCCGGGAGCTGACATGGCTCTATGACGGGGCCGGGGCGACGGTCGCCTCCTGCGTGGGCGGGATGGACATGCGCGACGAACGCCGCGCGCTGGATCGCGGTGCGCATGTCGTCGTGGCGACGCCCGGACGGCTGCGCGATCACATCACCCGCGGATCCGTCGACCTGACGGCGATCCGCGCCATCGTCCTGGACGAGGCCGACGAGATGCTGGACCTCGGCTTCCGCGAGGATCTGGAGTTCATTCTGGGCGAGGCCCCGACCGCGCGGCAGACCCTGCTCTTCTCGGCCACGGTCCCGGCGGCGATCGCCCGGCTAGCCGAAAGCTATCAGACGAATGCCGAACGAGTGGCCACCACGACGGGCGCCAGCCAGCATGCCGACATCGCCTATCATGCGCTGACGGTCTCGGCGCGGGACGCCGAGAATGCCATCATCAACGTCCTGCGCTTTCACGAGGCGCCGAACGCCATCGTCTTCTGCAATACCCGTGCGATGGTGAACCGCCTGACGACGCGGCTGTCGAACCGGGGATTTTCGGTCGTGGCCCTGTCGGGCGAACTGTCGCAGGCGGAGCGTACGCACGCGCTGCAGGCGATGCGCGACGGGCGCGCGCGGGTCTGCGTGGCGACCGACGTGGCCGCGCGCGGGATCGACCTGCCGAACCTGGACCTGGTGGTTCATGCCGAACTGCCCGGCAGCCATGAGACGCTGCTGCACCGGTCGGGACGGACGGGCCGGGCCGGGCGCAAGGGGATCAGCGCATTGATCGTGCCGCCCTCGGCGATGAAGAAGGCCCACCGCCTGCTGGGCTGGGCCAAGCTGCGCGCCGAATGGAACCCGGCGCCCGGCGCCGACGCGGTGATCGAACGCGACCGGCAGCGCATGCTGGACGACCCCGCCTGGGCCGAGCCCGTGCCGGACACGCGGCGCGAGACGGTGGATGCCCTGCTGGCGCGCTTTACCCCCGAGCAGATCGCCGATGCCTATCTGCGCCTCCATGGCGACCGCCATTCCGCCCCCGAGGACCTGTCCGAGCCGGATGCGAAACCCGCCCCACGGGCCGCCTTCGGACCCAGCGTCTGGTTCGCGCTGCAAGGTGGTCGTGACCGCGATGTCGAACCGCGCCGCGTGCTGCCGATGCTGTGCAAGGCCGCGGGCCTGACGCGTGAGGAGATCGGCGCGATCCGCATCCAGGCCGACGAAACCCTGGTGGAGATCCGTGCCACGGCCGAGCCCCGTTTCATCAAGGCGCTGGGACCGGACATGTCGCTGGGCGGGAATACGGCCGTGCGACGCGCCGATGGCCCGCCCGCCTCGGGGCCGGGACTTGCCAAACACAAACCCGGCGCCAAGCCCCGGCCGAAGACGGACAAGGCCGAGGCGCGGGACGGGGCCACGAAGCCCTGGCGCAAGCCCGCCGCCCCCAAGCCCCGCGGGCCGAAGCCGCCGGCCGGAAAGCCGTCGAGCAAGAAGAACCGCCAGCGCGCCGCGGACAAGCCGTCGAAGCCCGCGAAACCGGCACGTCGGAACCCCGACCGCGACTGA